Proteins encoded in a region of the Rutidosis leptorrhynchoides isolate AG116_Rl617_1_P2 chromosome 9, CSIRO_AGI_Rlap_v1, whole genome shotgun sequence genome:
- the LOC139869077 gene encoding uncharacterized protein encodes MAPKKYEKIYTVTSVHHLIPVKLDLSKLNYTHWKKLFTTHCAGFDVSNFILRDSTPEEKADPDWVKADAVVSTWIYLTISESLLERVLNSEPSSAYDAWSFLDKVFKDNKQSKTMELQAELRGLNIGNSSVEEYFRQIDRIAAHFKNLGSNMEESDLVMYVVNGLNEKYAHTKHIIIHRAPFPDLNMVRSMLSMEEMTINRTNQPSASLPNSSHPSALVAQAQPANTVNQNTTISTQVCRNFSKGHCRFADKCRFLHPGSNRSHGTGNSRTQQQMNRPNSSLSQAQLLNIIAAQQHQLGLTNSRVQLGYQTGQPLLPSHVFGPPIPPTAYGPPARPTAQQAQQGLLPTPPGFTKAAVGQPNYLGSNATGQPTAYYTNPNSGYASFTVDPTQTQETILPQAFSTMTLQDYGNAGWHMDTGASTHLTSCINTLSTVFNNRRYPSVAVGNGSSIPVTNTDYLTRRLLLRCDGTGDLYPVTSPESHPPPHALLISFDTWHQRLVHPGHDAFRRLISNKDILYLWTSPVASLSGLKYYIIFLDHYSHYCAQTSQQNGKSERMLRTINNLIRTLLFQAHLPPTYWVEALHMAAYILNILPSSAINHDVPYTRLYHHKPNYTTLRVFGCLCYPHLNTTNKLAPRSTPCIFLGYPSNHRGYRCLNLTTNRIILS; translated from the exons ATGGCACCCAAAAAATACGAAAAAATATATACGGTCACATCCGTACACCACTTAATCCCTGTAAAGCTTGATCTCTCCAAATTAAATTACACCCACTGGAAGAAACTTTTCACAACGCACTGTGCCGGTTTTGATGTGTCTAACTTCATCCTACGCGACTCCACCCCGGAAGAAAAGGCTGACCCCGATTGGGTGAAGGCCGATGCTGTGGTAAGCACGTGGATCTACCTAACGATCTCTGAGTCTCTTCTCGAACGTGTGTTAAACTCTGAGCCATCGTCTGCCTATGATGCTTGGAGTTTTCTTGACAAAGTGTTTAAGGACAATAAGCAGTCTAAAACCATGGAACTCCAGGCCGAACTTCGAGGATTAAATATAGGTAACTCCTCTGTCGAAGAATATTTTAGACAAATCGATCGGATTGCTGCTCATTTCAAAAACCTTGGATCAAATATGGAAGAAAGTGACTTGGTCATGTACGTCGTTAACGGCTTGAATGAAAAATATGCTCATACTAAACACATAATTATTCATCGTGCACCATTCCCGGATCTCAATATGGTTCGGTCCATGCTTTCAATGGAGGAGATGACCATTAATCGCACGAATCAACCATCGGCTAGCCTACCGAACTCATCACATCCATCGGCTCTTGTAGCACAAGCTCAGCCCGCAAACACCGTCAATCAAAACACCACCATATCGACTCAGGTATGCCGAAATTTTTCTAAGGGTCACTGCCGTTTTGCTGATAAATGTCGATTTCTGCATCCTGGCTCTAATCGTTCTCATGGTACTGGTAACTCACGAACACAGCAACAAATGAACAGGCCCAATTCTAGTTTGTCTCAAGCCCAATTACTTAACATTATTGCAGCCCAACAACATCAGTTGGGCCTTACTAACTCTCGGGTTCAGCTGGGATACCAAACAGGCCAGCCGCTGCTCCCCTCTCATGTTTTTGGGCCTCCAATACCACCTACTGCTTATGGGCCGCCAGCTCGCCCCACAGCCCAACAGGCCCAACAGGGACTCCTGCCCACCCCTCCTGGTTTCACAAAAGCTGCTGTAGGTCAGCCCAATTATCTTGGGTCAAATGCTACTGGACAACCTACTGCTTATTACACTAATCCTAATTCTGGCTATGCTTCATTTACTGTGGATCCAACACAAACTCAGGAAACCATTCTCCCGCAAGCTTTTAGTACTATGACACTCCAAGACTATGGAAATGCCGGGTGGCACATGGATACTGGTGCGTCCACTCACCTCACCTCTTGCATTAATACTCTTAGTACTGTTTTTAATAATCGCAGGTATCCGTCAGTTGCTGTTGGTAACGGGAGCTCCATTCCCGTGACGAACACG gatTATCTGACGCGCCGTCTTCTACTCCGATGTGACGGCACCGGAGACCTCTACCCAGTCACTTCACCAGAATCGCACCCTCCACCACATGCTCTTCTTATCAGCTTTGACACTTGGCACCAGCGTCTCGTACATCCCGGACATGATGCCTTTCGAAGACTTATTTCTAATAAGGATATCCTAT ATTTATGGACATCTCCTGTTGCTAGTCTTAGCGGTTTAAAGTATTACATTATTTTTCTCGATCATTACTCTCATTAT TGTGCTCAAACTTCACAACAAAACGGGAAATCTGAACGTATGCTCCGCACTATCAACAACTTAATTCGTACCCTTCTTTTTCAGGCTCATCTTCCTCCCACGTATTGGGTTGAAGCTCTTCACATGGCTGCTTATATTCTCAACATTCTACCATCTTCCGCCATTAATCACGATGTCCCTTATACTCGCCTCTACCATCACAAACCTAACTACACCACTCTTCGTGTATTCGGTTGTCTCTGTTACCCTCACCTCAACACCACAAATAAACTCGCCCCTCGCTCCACTCCATGCATATTTCTTGGGTATCCTTCTAACCATCGGGGCTATCGTTGCCTTAACCTAACCACAAATAGAATCATTCTCTCCTGA